In the genome of Spirochaetia bacterium, one region contains:
- a CDS encoding amino acid ABC transporter ATP-binding protein, which produces MSNKEPIITFENVHKWYTPEFEVLKGIDYTFYKGEVTVIIGPSGSGKSTFIRTINGLEEHQEGVITVEGHVMGNNLKELNEIRKKCGFVFQSFNLFPHLTVMDNITLAQVWNLKRSKKEAKEKAYELLGRVGMAAHVDKYPLQLSGGEQQRVAIARSLAMDPEIMLFDEPTSALDPEMIKEVLDVMTELAQSNMTIICVTHEIRFAQAVSDNIIFFDKGKIVETAPPAQFFAHPQEERTKHFLSQILHQ; this is translated from the coding sequence ATGAGCAATAAAGAACCGATCATCACTTTTGAGAATGTCCATAAGTGGTATACTCCTGAATTTGAAGTTCTTAAAGGAATTGATTATACATTCTATAAGGGCGAAGTTACCGTTATCATCGGTCCCTCTGGGAGTGGCAAGAGTACGTTCATAAGGACGATCAACGGGTTGGAGGAACATCAGGAAGGAGTCATTACCGTCGAAGGACATGTAATGGGCAACAATCTGAAAGAACTCAACGAAATCCGAAAAAAATGTGGCTTTGTCTTCCAGTCTTTTAATTTGTTTCCTCATCTGACTGTAATGGATAACATTACCCTTGCTCAGGTCTGGAATTTGAAGCGAAGCAAGAAAGAAGCCAAGGAAAAAGCATATGAATTGCTTGGAAGGGTCGGCATGGCTGCACATGTGGACAAATATCCGCTCCAACTGTCAGGTGGTGAACAGCAAAGGGTAGCCATTGCCAGGTCCTTGGCTATGGATCCTGAGATCATGTTGTTCGATGAGCCTACTTCAGCACTCGATCCTGAGATGATCAAGGAAGTACTTGATGTCATGACTGAATTGGCACAGTCCAACATGACGATCATCTGTGTTACCCATGAAATCAGGTTTGCACAGGCTGTAAGTGACAATATCATTTTCTTTGACAAGGGAAAGATTGTCGAAACTGCTCCACCAGCACAATTCTTTGCACATCCGCAGGAAGAGAGGACCAAACATTTTCTTTCCCAGATCCTACATCAGTAG
- a CDS encoding amino acid ABC transporter permease, whose product MNKNVFKTPMEIQHPMIYWIKKNLFSTPLNSLLTIFTFYLLYKLVIDGIVPLAHLDWHVIPANLKLILVGSYPAAQLPQVWVIVCYFFFFISATFSCRYEKLPVPLILIMIFFLGMSLIPFSVTNRIFCLVCFALCLAGFYGTKLVPASLRLKILAVAWLLFIPLAFILVSGFGSHHVKSNYWGGLLLSMLVSLTTIVVSFPVGLLLALGRRSKLPLIKGVSTFLIEVVRGVPLITILFIGYLIIPLALPPSLSPSVLARAIIGIILFHSAYMAENFRGGLQGIPKTQYEAAEALGFNSFHTMVLIILPQVLKRMIPVLVSEFTGILKDTSLVSIIGLLDLIGISTSISSNPKYMTCSTQVLSFLALIYFVLCYSISGASYKLEKKLNTNVHGGVGR is encoded by the coding sequence ATGAACAAGAATGTATTCAAGACTCCTATGGAAATTCAGCATCCGATGATCTACTGGATAAAGAAAAATCTTTTTTCCACTCCTTTGAATTCTCTGCTGACGATTTTTACTTTCTATCTGCTCTATAAGCTGGTCATTGATGGCATTGTTCCGTTGGCACATTTGGATTGGCATGTCATTCCTGCAAATCTCAAGCTGATTCTTGTCGGCAGTTATCCTGCCGCGCAGTTGCCTCAGGTGTGGGTCATTGTCTGTTATTTCTTCTTTTTTATTTCAGCGACCTTTTCTTGCCGATATGAGAAACTGCCTGTGCCGCTGATTTTAATCATGATCTTTTTCTTGGGTATGAGCCTTATACCTTTTTCTGTTACAAATAGGATATTCTGCTTGGTGTGTTTTGCCTTATGCCTCGCTGGGTTCTATGGTACAAAACTTGTTCCAGCTTCTCTTCGGCTGAAGATACTGGCTGTAGCTTGGCTTCTGTTCATTCCGCTTGCTTTTATTTTAGTTTCAGGATTCGGCAGTCATCACGTAAAGTCCAACTATTGGGGCGGACTATTGCTTTCCATGTTGGTTTCACTGACTACTATTGTCGTATCGTTTCCTGTAGGTCTGTTGCTTGCTCTTGGCCGTCGGTCTAAACTCCCGTTGATCAAGGGAGTGAGTACGTTCCTTATCGAAGTCGTACGTGGTGTTCCTCTGATTACCATTCTCTTCATCGGTTACCTGATCATTCCACTGGCTTTACCGCCGAGTTTGAGTCCTTCGGTCCTTGCAAGGGCAATTATCGGTATTATTTTATTCCATAGTGCCTATATGGCAGAGAATTTCAGGGGGGGCTTGCAAGGCATTCCGAAGACTCAATATGAGGCGGCTGAAGCGCTGGGATTCAATTCATTCCATACCATGGTTTTGATTATTTTGCCTCAGGTCCTCAAGCGGATGATACCTGTACTTGTTTCTGAATTTACAGGCATATTGAAAGATACTTCCTTGGTATCGATTATCGGATTGCTTGATCTCATCGGTATATCTACTTCGATTTCCTCGAATCCGAAGTATATGACCTGCAGTACCCAGGTGCTTTCCTTCCTGGCACTGATATATTTTGTACTTTGCTACAGTATCAGCGGAGCATCCTATAAATTGGAAAAGAAACTTAATACCAATGTGCACGGAGGAGTTGGCAGATGA
- a CDS encoding ABC transporter permease subunit (The N-terminal region of this protein, as described by TIGR01726, is a three transmembrane segment that identifies a subfamily of ABC transporter permease subunits, which specificities that include histidine, arginine, glutamine, glutamate, L-cystine (sic), the opines (in Agrobacterium) octopine and nopaline, etc.), producing the protein MKNPLLQDKAHNWFQDKRFHNGALQVLFFLILVYFISAGYANVIASLTKRGLLPSFHFLSLTAGFDIGEQLIHFGNSSSNARAILVGFLNTISISFLAIFFATILGLIIALCRLSSNWLLKKLALAYIEIIRNIPLLMLLLIWYRAFFLRLPGISKAIIAGHRISADGVRSATFIFSNRGMAIAWPRPTETFPTYKLFLYVFAVVAVILGIYLYLKGKKTGRKQMFIFLPICLFFGLSLLTILLFPTSPLKLDYPKIEKFNTVGGLSISAEWFSLFSGLVLYTSAFIAEAFRAGIQGVPRGQVEAARALGFSHMKTLRLVVIPQAKIVVIPPLTSIFLGVAKNTSLGVAIGFPDLFSIAGTIINQTGRSLEMILIVMVIYLTLSILTSLFMNWYNSRVQLKER; encoded by the coding sequence GTGAAAAATCCCCTGTTGCAAGACAAAGCCCATAATTGGTTTCAGGACAAACGTTTCCATAATGGCGCACTGCAGGTGTTGTTCTTCCTGATACTGGTTTATTTTATTTCAGCCGGTTATGCAAATGTCATTGCCAGCCTGACAAAACGTGGGCTGCTTCCATCTTTTCATTTTCTGTCACTTACTGCCGGATTCGATATCGGAGAACAGTTGATTCATTTTGGCAACAGTTCTTCGAATGCAAGGGCTATCCTTGTCGGCTTCCTGAATACGATATCCATTTCTTTCCTTGCAATTTTCTTTGCGACGATTCTTGGATTGATCATTGCTTTGTGCAGGCTTAGTTCAAATTGGCTGTTGAAGAAGCTGGCTTTGGCCTATATTGAGATTATAAGAAATATCCCGCTGCTCATGTTGCTGTTGATTTGGTACCGTGCCTTTTTCCTTAGGCTTCCTGGCATTTCCAAAGCTATTATTGCTGGGCATAGGATAAGTGCTGACGGCGTGCGCAGTGCAACGTTCATTTTTTCCAATCGTGGTATGGCAATAGCCTGGCCGCGACCTACGGAGACTTTTCCCACCTATAAGTTGTTTCTTTATGTATTTGCTGTGGTGGCGGTCATATTGGGAATCTATCTGTATCTCAAGGGAAAGAAGACAGGTAGGAAACAAATGTTCATTTTCCTGCCGATTTGTCTTTTCTTCGGACTCAGCCTCTTGACCATACTTCTGTTCCCGACATCACCTCTTAAGTTGGATTATCCTAAAATAGAGAAATTCAATACAGTCGGCGGACTTTCGATTTCTGCTGAATGGTTTTCACTGTTCTCAGGTTTGGTACTGTATACTTCAGCTTTTATCGCAGAAGCGTTCCGTGCCGGTATCCAAGGTGTTCCCAGAGGACAAGTGGAAGCTGCAAGAGCCTTGGGCTTTTCACATATGAAGACATTGCGGCTGGTAGTCATTCCACAGGCAAAGATTGTGGTCATACCGCCGCTTACAAGCATATTCCTAGGGGTGGCAAAAAATACTTCTCTTGGAGTTGCGATCGGCTTCCCTGACCTTTTTTCCATTGCAGGCACAATTATCAACCAGACCGGCAGGTCGTTGGAAATGATTCTTATTGTAATGGTTATTTACCTGACCCTGAGTATCCTGACCAGTCTGTTTATGAACTGGTACAATTCCCGCGTACAATTGAAGGAGCGGTGA
- a CDS encoding amino acid ABC transporter substrate-binding protein, whose translation MKKKMLFVVLLVCSVLLASCKGSSKEDASAAQTASNATTQTQTAATTTATVAPAATPAPALTAAAAVATTEGSTLKTVLDRGYLIAGVNSANAGFSYLESDGTYKGFEADIARAIATAIFGDPSKIEFRPLTSKERFVALQNGEIDLLVRTATITETRDTELGLDFTVPYFYDGQTFLVRKDSGIKTPEDLAGATIAVLTGSTSESNLSDYMAAKGITYKPLLFESLDELKNAFFSGRADAWTGDKSSIAATAATYPNASDYVTLDTTISKEPLGIAVREGDSKWKDICQWTLFALFFGDEHNITSANVDQIKATTKTPEVQTVLGTRGNSGKQLGLSPDWAYNVIKTMGNYKEIFDRHLGPGTIFNVARGLNRPWTEGGLNYSYPFR comes from the coding sequence ATGAAGAAAAAAATGTTATTTGTTGTGCTGCTTGTCTGCAGTGTGCTGCTGGCCTCCTGCAAGGGCAGCAGCAAGGAAGATGCTTCTGCTGCACAGACTGCATCGAATGCTACTACTCAGACCCAGACTGCTGCTACTACTACAGCAACGGTAGCACCTGCGGCTACACCGGCACCTGCTTTGACTGCAGCTGCCGCCGTTGCAACTACGGAGGGTTCTACGCTCAAGACTGTCCTTGACAGAGGCTATTTGATTGCCGGTGTCAACAGCGCCAATGCAGGTTTCTCCTATCTTGAAAGTGATGGAACCTACAAAGGCTTTGAGGCAGATATCGCCCGTGCCATTGCAACAGCAATCTTTGGCGATCCCAGCAAGATTGAATTCAGACCTCTTACCAGCAAGGAAAGATTCGTAGCATTGCAGAATGGAGAAATAGACCTGTTGGTGAGGACGGCTACGATCACTGAGACCAGGGATACTGAATTGGGATTGGACTTTACCGTACCTTATTTCTATGATGGACAGACTTTCCTTGTACGTAAGGACAGCGGCATCAAGACTCCTGAGGATTTGGCTGGAGCAACGATTGCAGTTCTTACCGGTTCAACAAGTGAATCCAACCTGTCAGATTACATGGCAGCCAAGGGTATCACATATAAGCCGCTTCTCTTTGAGAGTCTTGATGAACTGAAGAATGCCTTCTTCTCTGGCAGGGCAGATGCATGGACGGGTGATAAGAGCAGTATCGCTGCAACCGCTGCAACCTATCCCAATGCTTCGGACTATGTGACATTGGATACGACGATCAGCAAGGAACCGCTTGGCATTGCCGTACGTGAAGGTGACAGCAAATGGAAGGATATCTGCCAGTGGACGCTGTTTGCTCTCTTCTTTGGCGACGAACACAATATTACCAGTGCCAATGTTGATCAGATCAAGGCAACCACAAAGACACCTGAAGTCCAGACTGTACTTGGGACCCGTGGCAACAGTGGCAAACAGCTTGGACTGAGTCCTGATTGGGCTTACAACGTAATCAAGACTATGGGTAACTACAAGGAGATCTTTGACAGGCATCTTGGGCCTGGTACGATTTTCAACGTAGCCCGTGGTCTCAACCGTCCATGGACGGAAGGTGGTTTGAACTATTCCTATCCGTTCCGGTAA
- a CDS encoding LacI family transcriptional regulator, with protein sequence MKVTIATIAEQAHVSVSLVSQVLNGKKVRVSDQTRQRIMKVAHDLDYQPNRLASAMRQGHTHVFALIVPFTPVGFFSQLVYYVEHYAATKGYTTVVINNFEDPDKELSALKMYDSHLFDGLAIAALSEKTHAALYKKMDDAGFPYVFVDRANMYSSAPQIRSDHYGVACNLVKKAVADGIDDLIFLRRTDRLDNQTSTTRFNGYTDTMGHLGLKARMYGFNYVDRNFDSLKTSLRYLPKAKGYFLHSGYYFPLIYKALCEYGSLDDDVRFYSVDSCVFDYYYFDDTVTRLPQNNLLVQQDTKTIAKVTVDTLLARIEGKSVSPLHLIPCLEYT encoded by the coding sequence GTGAAAGTTACTATAGCAACTATTGCAGAACAAGCTCATGTTTCTGTTTCATTGGTCTCGCAGGTACTGAACGGGAAAAAAGTACGGGTCAGTGACCAGACCAGGCAGAGAATTATGAAAGTTGCCCATGATTTGGATTACCAGCCGAACAGGTTGGCAAGTGCAATGCGCCAAGGGCATACCCATGTGTTTGCCTTGATTGTTCCTTTTACTCCGGTAGGTTTCTTTTCCCAACTTGTTTACTATGTAGAACACTATGCTGCGACCAAGGGATATACGACGGTCGTGATAAACAATTTTGAAGATCCTGACAAAGAACTAAGTGCCCTGAAGATGTATGACAGTCATCTTTTCGATGGATTGGCCATTGCAGCCCTTTCTGAAAAGACCCATGCAGCCTTATATAAAAAGATGGATGATGCAGGGTTTCCTTATGTGTTTGTTGACAGAGCGAATATGTATAGCTCAGCTCCTCAGATTCGTAGTGATCATTATGGTGTTGCCTGCAATCTTGTCAAAAAAGCTGTTGCCGATGGAATAGATGATCTGATATTCCTCAGACGGACTGACAGGTTGGATAACCAGACATCGACGACCAGGTTCAACGGATATACTGATACAATGGGACATCTTGGACTGAAGGCGAGGATGTATGGTTTCAATTATGTTGATAGGAACTTTGACAGCCTGAAGACTTCACTCAGATATCTTCCGAAAGCGAAAGGCTATTTTCTCCATTCAGGTTACTATTTCCCGTTGATTTACAAGGCATTGTGCGAATATGGCAGTTTGGATGATGATGTGCGTTTCTATTCGGTCGACTCCTGTGTCTTTGATTACTACTATTTTGACGATACGGTAACAAGGCTTCCACAAAACAATCTTTTGGTCCAACAGGATACCAAGACAATTGCCAAGGTAACTGTGGATACCTTGCTTGCTCGGATTGAGGGGAAAAGCGTCAGTCCTTTGCATTTGATTCCTTGTTTGGAATACACATAA
- a CDS encoding transposase, with protein sequence MDSTPNRLSLQPLLFDRQDLCGCFFLEPTPKEVEFLRYWQALVALVPTRLSRPAGGRTGRRGYSLMDILAVRAVLLFFRLDTVTAAVALLQSSPNLRTVTQLGRVPSPSSVSRRTSRLLEEMDFRGIHDRLCRQFYAGRTVCHLSLDSTPVDAREKPAVRAKRQKGRRGRPKAGSAEEKAVQERKGQEARLVQLRDSGDPHAYLATLEQRCTVTGKRNSRGHMQWRVGYKVHLAVDDSGIPVASAVTGACVHDTQPAIPLLRIAAGRCTWLYALMDGGYSSGAIRDRVLAMGRVPLIDFKADRNGAKEEMDPAGRARYRARTTVERTNSELKECFLPKALYGRGPRARFDLRLAVLLLTVKRMGKVLEARQQAARKKSA encoded by the coding sequence ATGGATAGTACACCGAACCGCCTTTCACTGCAACCCCTCCTCTTCGACCGGCAGGACCTGTGCGGCTGCTTCTTCCTTGAGCCCACCCCGAAGGAGGTGGAGTTCCTGCGCTACTGGCAGGCACTGGTTGCCCTGGTCCCCACGCGGCTTTCACGGCCTGCGGGAGGGCGTACCGGGCGCAGGGGCTACAGCCTGATGGACATACTGGCGGTGCGTGCGGTGCTGCTCTTCTTCCGCCTGGACACCGTCACGGCTGCGGTTGCCCTGCTGCAGTCGAGCCCGAACCTGAGGACGGTGACACAGCTGGGGCGGGTACCCAGCCCGTCGTCGGTGAGCAGGCGGACGTCACGGCTGCTGGAGGAGATGGACTTCCGGGGGATCCATGACCGGCTGTGCAGGCAGTTCTATGCAGGCAGGACGGTGTGCCACCTGAGCCTTGACAGCACGCCCGTGGATGCACGGGAGAAGCCTGCGGTGAGGGCGAAGCGGCAGAAGGGCCGGAGGGGCCGCCCGAAGGCCGGCAGCGCAGAGGAGAAGGCGGTGCAGGAAAGGAAGGGGCAGGAGGCACGCCTGGTGCAGCTGCGCGACAGCGGGGACCCCCATGCCTACCTGGCCACGCTGGAACAGCGGTGCACGGTCACGGGGAAGCGGAACAGCAGGGGGCACATGCAGTGGCGCGTGGGCTACAAGGTACACCTGGCAGTGGACGACAGCGGCATCCCGGTGGCCAGTGCGGTGACGGGGGCGTGCGTGCATGACACGCAGCCGGCGATCCCCCTGCTGCGCATCGCCGCAGGGCGGTGCACCTGGCTGTATGCCCTCATGGACGGTGGCTACAGCAGCGGGGCGATCAGGGACAGGGTGCTTGCCATGGGCAGGGTGCCGCTCATCGACTTCAAGGCCGACCGCAACGGGGCCAAGGAGGAGATGGACCCTGCGGGACGCGCCAGGTACCGGGCACGGACCACGGTGGAGCGTACCAACAGCGAGCTGAAGGAGTGTTTCCTGCCGAAGGCGCTGTACGGCCGGGGGCCGAGGGCACGTTTCGACCTGCGGCTTGCGGTGCTGCTGCTGACCGTCAAGCGGATGGGCAAGGTGCTGGAAGCACGGCAGCAGGCGGCAAGGAAGAAGAGCGCATAG
- a CDS encoding glycoside hydrolase family 3 C-terminal domain-containing protein, whose product MKQPEELVRQMTLEEKASLCSGEDFWHTKAVERLGIPQIMMSDGPHGLRTQKERVDQLGINESIEAICFPTGCALASSFDPKVMACLGENLAAEAQSEGVHTVLGPAVNIKRSPLCGRNFEYLSEDPLAAGKMAASYVKAMQAKGTGVSLKHFAANNQELCRMRVDEHISGRALREIYLANFEKVVKEASPWTIMCSYNRINGTYSSENTWLLTQVLRKEWGYTGIVMTDWGAMNRRTIALKAGLDLEMPSSHGETDKQIVKAVREGKLDEAFVDQTVVRMLAYIQKCLEGMPKETSPYDKNAHSELSGKLEEECAVLLKNKNNLLPLKKGMKLAVIGEFAKKPRYQGGGSSHIHSTKVVGALEAFDAMDIPYTYAKGFPYDEDKEDEKLFEEAINAAKDADIAIIFAGLPESFESEGFDRKDMELPACQNQLIARIAAVQPNIAVVLHNGSPVTIPWLDKVSSILEMYLGGQQVGTATVNLLTGKANPSGRLSETFPVRLEDTPCYLTYPGNGRTALYGEDIFVGYRYYEKKGIAVNFPFGFGLSYTTFTLSDLVLSNEEITDKDSLTVQVKIKNTGNRLGKEVVQLYVANPKDGEELRPLKELRDFAKVELKPQEEKTVAFTLGKRAFAYWEERLHDWYVPEGTYTICIGTSSKDIALQKKIHIKATTAIPFKVADTTTCADVWNYASNSGLLDDLLRRHGKDPTDPQEKATWVDMPLHSIVSFLPVSMEEIDELIQKLH is encoded by the coding sequence ATGAAACAACCGGAGGAACTAGTCAGACAGATGACATTGGAAGAAAAAGCCAGCCTATGCAGCGGTGAAGATTTCTGGCATACCAAGGCAGTCGAAAGACTTGGCATACCACAGATAATGATGAGTGATGGCCCTCATGGATTGAGGACTCAAAAGGAAAGGGTCGATCAGCTCGGCATAAACGAAAGCATCGAGGCAATCTGCTTCCCTACCGGCTGTGCCCTTGCATCAAGTTTTGATCCGAAAGTCATGGCCTGTCTCGGAGAAAACCTTGCAGCAGAAGCCCAAAGCGAAGGTGTACATACGGTCCTGGGACCGGCCGTCAATATCAAACGAAGCCCATTGTGTGGTAGGAATTTTGAATACCTTTCTGAAGATCCCCTTGCCGCAGGCAAGATGGCTGCTTCATACGTCAAGGCCATGCAGGCAAAAGGCACCGGAGTAAGCCTCAAGCATTTTGCTGCAAACAACCAGGAGCTTTGCCGCATGCGTGTCGATGAGCACATCAGCGGGAGAGCCCTCCGTGAAATATATCTGGCAAATTTTGAAAAAGTCGTAAAAGAAGCATCGCCATGGACCATCATGTGCAGTTACAACAGGATCAACGGTACATATTCAAGTGAAAATACATGGCTTCTCACTCAAGTCCTGCGTAAAGAATGGGGCTACACCGGTATCGTCATGACTGATTGGGGAGCAATGAACAGAAGGACCATAGCCTTGAAGGCCGGTCTGGATCTTGAAATGCCGTCCAGCCATGGAGAAACTGACAAGCAGATAGTCAAGGCAGTACGAGAAGGAAAACTCGATGAGGCATTTGTAGACCAAACTGTAGTAAGGATGCTTGCCTATATCCAAAAATGCTTGGAAGGAATGCCAAAAGAAACCAGCCCATATGACAAGAATGCGCACTCAGAACTGTCAGGAAAGCTTGAAGAGGAATGCGCAGTCCTTCTGAAGAACAAGAACAATCTGTTACCTTTGAAAAAAGGAATGAAACTGGCTGTCATCGGTGAGTTTGCCAAAAAACCACGATATCAGGGAGGAGGAAGCAGCCACATACATAGTACGAAGGTCGTAGGAGCCCTGGAAGCTTTTGATGCAATGGATATTCCTTATACCTATGCAAAGGGATTTCCATATGATGAAGATAAAGAAGACGAAAAACTCTTTGAAGAAGCAATCAATGCCGCAAAAGATGCTGACATAGCCATCATATTTGCAGGACTTCCTGAAAGTTTTGAAAGTGAAGGCTTTGACCGAAAAGACATGGAACTCCCTGCTTGTCAAAACCAGTTGATTGCACGTATTGCCGCAGTGCAGCCAAATATTGCAGTAGTCCTACATAATGGAAGTCCCGTAACCATACCATGGTTGGACAAAGTAAGTTCAATCTTGGAAATGTACCTCGGAGGGCAACAGGTAGGAACTGCAACCGTCAACCTGCTGACAGGCAAGGCAAATCCATCCGGCAGACTCAGCGAAACCTTTCCTGTCCGACTGGAAGATACTCCATGCTATCTTACCTATCCGGGCAACGGACGGACAGCATTGTATGGTGAAGATATATTCGTCGGTTACCGTTACTACGAAAAAAAAGGTATAGCTGTCAATTTCCCATTTGGCTTCGGACTCTCATATACGACATTTACCCTTTCTGACCTTGTCCTTTCAAATGAGGAAATTACAGACAAAGATAGCCTTACTGTACAGGTAAAGATAAAAAATACAGGAAACCGCCTTGGAAAGGAAGTCGTACAACTTTATGTAGCAAATCCAAAAGACGGTGAAGAGCTTCGTCCTTTGAAGGAATTGAGGGATTTTGCAAAGGTAGAGCTCAAGCCTCAGGAAGAAAAGACCGTTGCCTTCACCTTGGGGAAAAGAGCCTTTGCCTACTGGGAAGAAAGACTTCATGACTGGTATGTCCCGGAAGGTACCTATACCATCTGCATCGGAACCTCCAGCAAAGACATAGCATTACAGAAGAAAATCCATATCAAGGCAACAACAGCTATTCCATTCAAGGTGGCTGATACGACAACCTGCGCTGATGTATGGAACTATGCATCAAATTCAGGGCTTCTCGATGACTTGCTCAGACGACATGGAAAAGATCCGACAGACCCCCAGGAAAAAGCCACATGGGTGGATATGCCATTGCACAGCATAGTCTCTTTTCTTCCCGTTTCAATGGAAGAAATTGACGAACTGATACAAAAATTACATTGA
- a CDS encoding FAD-dependent oxidoreductase, whose amino-acid sequence MKTIVIGNGPAGNAAAAILAKAGMDVTLYSDEKVGFYSRIKLPQCLESIQTLSALPQKSEPPYIQHKAILHIDRTHKMVIPAEGKPESYDKLILATGSKPRRLFVDSGLDGILTLRTYEDACLLLDRLKEPAVVLGGGLLGLEAAIALKKKVDKVFVIENANHILARQVNDEVAALIKKELEKIGIEVYCGQGIASVTGKEKLKSVVLSGGKEIEASTLLLSIGVIPSTSLAKECGLKTERAIEVDAHCATSDPDIFAIGDCAQFNGSCPGLMPVALAMAKVAASCIMGKEATYQIPTLPARFEVDGLKIASFGHLDGQETTIRKDGETEVYYCQNGIVSGIVLAGKLTSLAKASKLFGKPFDPAAIY is encoded by the coding sequence ATGAAGACAATAGTAATCGGGAACGGGCCAGCGGGCAATGCCGCAGCTGCAATCCTGGCAAAGGCAGGAATGGATGTTACGCTTTATTCTGATGAAAAGGTGGGTTTCTACAGCAGGATAAAGTTGCCACAATGCCTTGAATCAATACAGACATTATCGGCTTTACCACAAAAAAGCGAGCCTCCGTATATACAACATAAAGCTATATTGCATATTGATAGGACACATAAGATGGTTATTCCAGCAGAGGGAAAGCCGGAATCTTATGATAAATTGATTTTAGCAACAGGAAGCAAGCCCAGACGGTTGTTTGTTGATTCCGGACTTGATGGTATCCTTACGTTACGTACCTATGAGGATGCCTGCCTGCTGCTTGACAGACTGAAGGAACCGGCAGTGGTTCTCGGCGGAGGATTACTCGGGCTGGAAGCAGCCATTGCCCTGAAGAAAAAAGTCGACAAGGTATTTGTCATCGAAAATGCAAACCATATATTGGCTCGCCAGGTAAATGATGAGGTTGCAGCACTGATAAAAAAGGAATTGGAAAAAATCGGTATTGAAGTGTATTGCGGACAGGGCATTGCTTCCGTAACAGGCAAGGAAAAACTCAAATCCGTAGTGCTCTCTGGTGGCAAAGAAATAGAAGCCTCTACGCTTCTGCTCTCCATAGGTGTCATTCCTTCGACCAGCTTGGCAAAAGAATGTGGTCTCAAGACCGAAAGGGCAATCGAAGTCGATGCACATTGTGCAACAAGTGATCCCGATATTTTTGCAATCGGAGACTGTGCTCAGTTCAATGGCAGCTGCCCTGGTCTTATGCCTGTAGCTCTTGCAATGGCCAAGGTTGCAGCTTCCTGTATCATGGGCAAAGAAGCAACCTACCAGATTCCCACATTGCCAGCCCGCTTTGAAGTCGATGGTCTGAAGATTGCCTCATTCGGGCATCTTGATGGTCAAGAAACAACTATACGCAAAGATGGAGAAACCGAAGTATACTACTGTCAGAATGGTATTGTTTCCGGTATAGTCCTTGCAGGAAAACTGACCTCCCTTGCAAAGGCAAGCAAGCTCTTCGGGAAACCGTTTGATCCGGCTGCCATCTACTGA